The Candidatus Desulfofervidus auxilii DNA segment TATTTCGCCTGAAAGGGCAAGAGAAATCATCATTGAAATACCTCCATTTGTGCAAACGGTGGGGGTTTTTGTCAATGAATCTAGGGAAAAAATAAGGGAAATTGCCAGTTTTTGTGGACTTAATCTAATTCAACTGCATGGAGATGAGTCACCATTATTTTGCGAAAAGTTGGGGTTGGCTTGTATAAAGGCCTTTCGCATAAAAGATGAGCATAGTATTGAAAATATGGTTGCCTATAAAGGAAAGGTGCGGGGATTTCTGGTTGATACTTATAAAAAAGACCAACCTGGAGGCACAGGTGAAAGCTTTAACTGGGAACTAGCAATAAAGGCAAAGGTTTATAATGTTCCTATTATCTTAGCTGGTGGACTAGCTCCAGATAATATTAAAAGGGCGGTAGATACAGTCCAGCCCTATGCCTTGGATGTAAATAGTGGTATAGAAAAGACACCTGGGATAAAAGACAAAAAATTAATGGAAAAGCTATTTGCAGTATGGAGCAAAATTTAGAAAATACTTTAGGAGTTGCCCATGTTACCTGATAAAAAAGGACATTTTGGAGTATATGGAGGGAAATACGTCCCTGAAACCCTGATGCCTCTTTTGGAAGAGCTAGAAAGAGCTTATAAAAAGGCAAAAAGGGATAGTGCCTTTAAAAAAGAATTTCACTATTATCTTACCAATTATGCTGGTCGCCCCACTCCTCTTTATTTTGCTCAAAGATTAACAGAACACTTGGGCGGAGCCAAGATTTACTTAAAGAGAGAAGACCTAGCCCATACTGGTGCCCATAAAATTAATAATACTATCGGTCAAGCCCTTTTAGCCAAGAAAATGGGTAAAAAAAGAATTATTGCTGAAACAGGAGCAGGCCAACATGGAGTAGCCACTGCTACTGCCTGTGCCTTATTGGGTCTTAAATGTATAGTCTATATGGGAGAAGAAGATACCAGACGTCAGGCCATGAATGTCTTTCGGATGAAACTCTTAGGAGCAGAAGTTATTACGGTAAAACAAGGCAGTAAGACATTAAAAGATGCCATTAATGAGGCCATTCGTGACTGGGTAACTAATGTCCGCACCACTTATTACCTCTTAGGTTCAGTAGTAGGACCTCATCCTTATCCAGCAATGGTGCGTGATTTTCAAACTGTAATTGGAAGAGAAACCTATAAACAAATCTTAAAGGCTGAAGGCAGATTACCTGATTATATCATTGCCTGTGTAGGTGGTGGAAGCAATGCCATGGGCATCTTTTATCCATTTA contains these protein-coding regions:
- a CDS encoding phosphoribosylanthranilate isomerase → MKPRLKICGITRTEDALLAVSLGVHALGFIFYKKSPRYISPERAREIIIEIPPFVQTVGVFVNESREKIREIASFCGLNLIQLHGDESPLFCEKLGLACIKAFRIKDEHSIENMVAYKGKVRGFLVDTYKKDQPGGTGESFNWELAIKAKVYNVPIILAGGLAPDNIKRAVDTVQPYALDVNSGIEKTPGIKDKKLMEKLFAVWSKI
- the trpB gene encoding tryptophan synthase subunit beta: MLPDKKGHFGVYGGKYVPETLMPLLEELERAYKKAKRDSAFKKEFHYYLTNYAGRPTPLYFAQRLTEHLGGAKIYLKREDLAHTGAHKINNTIGQALLAKKMGKKRIIAETGAGQHGVATATACALLGLKCIVYMGEEDTRRQAMNVFRMKLLGAEVITVKQGSKTLKDAINEAIRDWVTNVRTTYYLLGSVVGPHPYPAMVRDFQTVIGRETYKQILKAEGRLPDYIIACVGGGSNAMGIFYPFRKYPVKFIGVEAAGLGLNKGHHAATLCAGTPGVLHGAMSYLLQTEDGQIKTTHSIAPGLDYPGVGPEHSYYKDKKIAFYTAITDEETLEAFHLLSKLEGIIPALESAHAVSYAMKLAPKLDKDQIIIVNLSGRGDKDLEIVFETVKKEKQ